A window of Chryseobacterium aquaeductus genomic DNA:
ATAATAATAAGAGGATATTTAGTAGTTTTTTCATGAAGACTTTAAAAGGTAGCAAAAGTAGTGTAAAATATTTACAACTCAAATAAATACACATTTCCACCTTCACTTTTATCTTTTTCATCGGCAATCAACAACGTTTTATCATCAACAAAAACAACGGCTTCTTTTTGTGAATTATGATCGAGAGAAATTTTCTGAATTTTAGTTGAGCCGAAATCATTCGCCGAAAATCCCGATAAAACGTGGATATTCTTATGCGTCAGCAAGACAATCTGATTCTTATAATTAATTGAAGCTGAAGTAATTGCAGCATCATCGTAACCTCCTTCCAGTTTCAGTTTACCAACTAATTTCGCTTCAAAATCTCCATCTTTATTAGGAATCTGGAATACCAGAAAAGTTCCGTCAAAACCTTTGCTTCTGTTTTTGGTGAAAAGATAAAAATTGCCGTCTTTCTCTACAAAAGCTTCACAATCGTACAGTAAATTTGATTTCTTTGGCGGAAACTCAGTTTGTCCTTCGTAGTGAAATTTCGTTGTCTGAATGACTTTTGTCGACTTCTGAGAATCAGTTTTTAAATCTAATTTTAAAATAGAAAGATTCTGTCTGTCATTTTCGTTATTTCCGAAATCACCAACATAGATATTTCCGGCTGCATCTTTAGTAATGTCTTCCCAATCGTTGTTTTCAGCGTTTTCTACCAGGACATCCGTCGTGAGCTCGCCTTGTCGGTTCAATCCGTAGACTACATTTTTATTTCCTGCATCTTCGATTGCCCAAATGGTTTTCTGATCTTGCGAAAGAGCAATTCCTGAAACTTCTTTTAGTTTTTTGGGTAGAGAAAATTCGACCTTCAAATTATTGTCTTGTGACTGAGTATTTTCAGTTTTGGGATTGCATGATACGAAAAGTAACGTTGAAATCGTAAAAAGAATATTCATTTTCATTGGTTATAATTTAAAAGTTTTGCTTGCTCCCAAAGTTCGTCCATTTCTTCCAAATTCATATCAGATAATTTTAAATCTGCCTCAGCTGCAAGTTGTTCCATTTTCTGGAATCTTGAAATGAATTTAAGATTGGTTCTCTCCAAAGCTGAATCCGGATTTAACCCTGAAATTCTTGCATAATTGATTAACGAAAAAAATACATCGCCTAATTCAAGTTCTTTTTTATCTAAATTGGTTTCATCATGAAATTCCTGAATCTCTTCATCTACTTTTTTCCACGCATCTTCGGCATCGTGAAATTCAAAACCAATTCCTTTTACTTTATCCTGAATTCTGTAAGCTTTCACCATACTTGGCAATCCTTTTGGAACTCCGCCCAAAATAGATTTATTACCTTCTTTAAGCTTGAGTTTTTCCCAGTTTTGTTTTACTTCTTCTTCATCCTTCACTTCAACATCGCCATAAATATGAGGATGGCGGAAAATTAGTTTTTCATTCAGAGAATTGATGACATCGGCAATATCAAAACTTTCTTTCTCCGAACCTATTTTAGCATAAAAAACCAAATGCAGAAGTACATCACCGAGTTCTTTTTTAATTTCAGTTAAATCTTCCTGCAAAAGTGCATCAGAAAGCTCGTACGTTTCTTCCAACGTCAAATGACGAAGTGTCTGAAGCGTCTGTTTCTGATCCCACGGACATTTTTCACGAAGATCATCCATAATATCTAAAAGTCTTCCAAAAGCTTCGAGTTTTTCCTGTCTGGTGTTCATAATTGAGAATTAAAAAGTGTTGCAAATTTAGTGGTAATTTTCAGAGTTTCCGCAAAAGGACATAGGAAATGAAAGCGTTAAAAAAATAAGCGATACGAACGTTAAAAAAATTCTACTGTCTGAAGAGCGAGACCACTTTTAAACCGAAGAAATAATTTTGAAATCGCGCAAGTTTTAGAATTTTTAGTGAGTATCGATTATTTTTAGCCTTTCAGTTCCAAGTCTTGAACTTTTGTTTCTTTTGTTTCAAGACAAAAGAAATAAAAAAAACCTCATCATCGCTGATAAGGTTTTGTATAAATTCAGATAAACTAATTATCCCATTTTTCTGTGTGTACTTTTTGTAGCTGCTTTTGCTCCTGAGCTTGCTTTTACCTTTGGAGTTGCAGGTTTGTCAGCTTTTGGAGCTGCTTTTTTCGGAGCTGCTTTTTCTGCGGTGATGTCACCTTCAGTGCTTTCTCCTTCTAAAGTTTCAGGCTCTGCTTTTACAAAGCTTTCCGGCGTAATGTAACCAGCTTTGTGAAGAATATTGTACCATTGAGCCAATTTTTTGATGTCAGAAAAATACACTCTTTCTGTATCATAATTTGGAAGAGATGCTCCCATAAATTCTCTCAACTCATCTTCTGTAGATTTGTGAGAAATCGTTTCTTTGTACTCGTAGTTTTTTGCTATATTTTCAAAAACTTCAAATAATGGAACTTCTTTGTCGAATGTAAACATTGCAATATTATCCAACAAACTCACTTGGCTTGAGTTACCGATGCTTACTTTCTTTTTTGTTGTAACGTCTTCAATAATAAATCCGTTTTTCAATTGCGAAACTAATTTGTAAAGACCTGGTTTACCAGAAATCGAAATTATTTTTTCTAACAGCATAATCTTATTTTTTTAAATTTTAGCAATTTGCTCAAGACAAACTGCGCTTTATTATTTATTTATTTTCTACTTAATTACTTAGGAAATCTCATTTTATAGTTGATTGATACATCACCTTGAGAGATTTTCACCAATTTACCTTTTACCAGTTTTTTCTTTAATGAGCTCAAATGATCGGTAAACAGCGTGCCTTCTATATGATCATATTCATGCTGAATTACACGGGCTCTAATATCGGAAAAAGTTTCTGTATGCTTCACAAAATTTTCGTCAAAATATTCTATAACGATGGTACTTTTTCTTTTTACATCTTCTCTCACATCAGGAATCGAAAGACAGCCTTCATTAAACTTCCACTCTTCACCAGATTCTTCAAGAATCTGAGCGTTGATGAATACTTTTTTGAAATCTTTCAGTTCTTCAGCAATATCTTCGTAGTCTTCGTCTTCTGCCAAAGGAGTGACATCGACGATGAACATACGGATATCTAGCCCAATTTGTGGTGCTGCAAGACCGATACCATTGGCACTGTACATGGTCTCAAACATATTGTCGATGAGTTCCTGCAAACCAGGATAATCTTTATCTATATCTTTTCCTACTTTTCTCAAAACAGGATCTCCAAAGGCTCTAATTGGTAAAATCATCTTGTTCTTAGTTCTAAAAAATTCTGCAATATAATAGTTGCACTTACTTTATCTATCAATCCTTTCTCTTGTCTCTGTTTTTTACTTTTCCCACTTTGCGAGATAAAAAACGAAGCCATTTTTGATGTAAATCTCTCATCCAAACGGTGGATCTCAATGTCGGGAAATTCTTTACTGAAAAGTTCTAAAAATTTCAGAATATCAGTTTCCACCTCAGAAAGATTTCCCCGCAAATCAACCGGCAGACCTACTACCAAGTCTTCTACTTTGTTTTCATTGAAATATTTTTTCAAAAATTCCATCAAAAACTTTGTTTCTACGGTAGGTAATCCGCTTGCAATAATCCTCATGTCATCGGTTACCGCAATGCCACAACGAGCCTTTCCGTAGTCTATCGCAAGGATTTGTCCCATAAGTCTGCAAATTTAAGAAATTTTAATGATTTTACTCATAACGCAGCTTTTTTTATAAAATGATGTTTCATTCCACAATTTTTTTTTATAATTTTATTTATCCAAAATAAAAATTATGAAGAATCTCATCTTGGTAAGACATGCAAAAAGCGATTGGCCCGAAGAAATGGAAGACTTTGACAGACCTCTGGCAGACAAAGGTTTACAAGACGCAATCAAAATGTCTAAGTTTCTAAAAAGTAAAAATATTTTGATTGATCAATTCGTTTCCAGTCCTGCTGTGAGAGCACTAAATACATGCAAGATTTTTAATCAAACCTATCGATTAGATTTAACTACCAACGATAAGCTGTACAATCCTTCTGAAAATAATTTTAATTCTGTAATTTACGATTTGGATGATAAAGTAAATTCTGTGGCTTTATTTTCTCACAACAATGGCATTTCAAATTTTGCGAATTATATTACCGACCATATTTTTCATTTTTCAACGTGCGGTGTTGCAGGTTTTGAAGTTGACTGCAAATCCTGGTCAGAATTTGATGGTGCGAAGAAAAAGTTTTTGTTTTATTATGAGCCTAATAAGATTTAATTGAGATAAATATTTGTTGAATATTTTCGAGTTTAAAACATTCAATTAAGATCTTTTATGAGAATGTTTTTGAAAATGAAAGAAGTATGAGTTTTGGCTAAAGCCATTTGTTGGGATTAAAAGAAAAAACGGGCTAAGAGCCCGTTTCTACTGATATCTAAAAGGTGTACATTATTTAAAATTACTTTCTCTTCAAATCTAAATCATCAAAATCAAAACTAAAATCTGTGATATCTGAAATCGCTTTCATCTTTGCAGATTCTGCTTTTCCTTTTTCGTCATAACTGAAAATAATGTATGCATCGGCATCGTAACTTCTGTCGTCCCATTTAACTATAAATGAATTATTTGAATAAGGATGCAATTCACCTTTTAATCTCGGTGAGTTTTTACAAGAAATTCTATACGTATTTCCTTGCTGAGTAATTTCTACGTCGCCAAACCAGATATCATTGTATTTACCTGTAAATTGTTCTGCTTTTGGCTGAAGGTTTTTATCTTTTTTAAATGCATCTGACTTTGTGAAAGCTTCTTTCTTTTGTTTTTCATATTCAGCGTTGGCTTTTGACATTCTTTCATCGTAAGTTTTCAGCCAATTTCTGTCTGAAATACCTAAATAAGAATCCTTCAAAGTATTCGTAATTGTGTTGAAAGCTGCTCCTGATTGTTGATTGGTTAAAACTATAATTCCCAATTTCATATCCGGAATGAGAGTAAACTGAGTTACGGTTCCAATCAATCCGCCTGTATGCTGAACTTGCTTATGACCTTTAATATCACTTAAAAACCAACCCAATCCGTAACCATAAAAACCCGTATCATAAGGATTTTTCATCGTAACCGGACTTGCAATCTGCAAATTCCAAAGCTGCTGAATTTGTTTATCTGAAACTAATTTCGTTCCGTCTTTGGTCGTAAATCCATTAAGAAGAAATTCTGCCCAGGTCGTCATATCCTTAATGTTACTCATAATTCCGCCAGCTGCATTGGCTGTTTCGTTCCAGTCGTGAGGAACGGCGATTACTTTTCCGTCTGCCGGTGCGTGAGCATCGATTTTGTTGGCAATAGATTTCGCTCTGCTGTAACTTCCGAAACTTGAATTCATTCCGACAGGTTTCATTATTTTTTGCTCAATAAATTCTGCCCACGTCAAACCGGAAACTCTGTGAATTACTTCTCCTGCAACAATAAACATTACATTATTGTAATCTAAAGTTGTTCTGAAAGGATTTTCGGGTTTTAAATATCTTACGTTATGAACAATGTCGTTCACTGTTAAGCTTCCACCTTCTGGGAAGAACATTAAATCGCCTTGTCCCAAACCTAATCCGGCTCTGTGCGTTACTAAATCTTTAATGGTTACATTTTGAGAAACATATGCATCATTCATCTGAAATTCGGGGATGTATTTTGAAACTTTATCGTCCCAGTTCAATTTTCCTTCATCTGCTAAAATTGCCAAGGCAGTACAAGTAAATGCTTTAGAGTTGGAAGCAATTCCTACTAAAGTTGTATCATCCATAGGCTGTTTAGACGTTAAAGAACGAACACCGAAACCTTTAGAATAAATAATTTTACCGTCTTTGATTACTCCGACAGACATTCCCGGAACATCGAATGTTTTTAAGGTATTTTGGATCAATTCGTCCAGCTTTTTTTCTTCAACCTGAGCGAAGGTGATAAAAGAGACTAGAACAAAGAATAGAGATAGCTTTTGCTTCATTTTTTTAATTTTTTCAAAGTTAATCAATTCGGGATTATTGAGTAAATTTGCATCTCAAAAGAAATTTTCATTTAACAATGACCAAAATCCTTCTTCTTTCCGATTCCCATTCATACATTGATGATCGAATTTTAGATTATGCAAAACAAGCTGATGAAATTTGGCATTGTGGAGATTTTGGAAATTTTGAAATCATTGAACAATTAGAAAAAATAAAACCGCTAAAAGGTGTTTACGGAAATATTGACGGAGCAAAAATCCGTTCAGAATTCCCTGAAGTGAAACGTTTTTTTTGCGAAAATGTAGAAGTTTTAATGATTCACATCGGTGGTTATCCTGGGAAATACACACCGTTAGCTCAAAAAGAAATTTCTGAAAAAACGCCGAAGTTATTTATTTCAGGGCATTCTCATATTCTGAAAGCGATGTTTGATCAGAAAAATAATCTTTTACATTTGAATCCGGGAGCTTGCGGAAAACAAGGTTGGCATAAAATGAGAACAATGATGCGGTTTGTGATTGATGGTGCGGAAATAAAAGATCTGGAAATAATTGAATTGGGAACAAAGATTAAATTATAATTGTTAAATTTCCAGAATATTTGTCATTACGAAGGATTCTAAATTCATTTTTTAAAAAAAAATCAAGTGCTGAGATTCCAACGGAATGACAAACTTTAAGTAGATATTTTGTTAGAAAATATATGAAAATAGGCGATAAAGTTTCGGTGGTGGATGAAGATTTGGGCGGAGTAATCACTTCGGTGAATGGAAATATCGTGGTTTTCAAAGATGAATATGGTTTTACTTATCAATATCCGAAAGAAAAACTGGTTCCGAAAAATGCTTCTATCTATGAAAATATGAAAGTTGTACAAAAAGCGGAACCAAGAAAGGTGACTTCTAAAAAACACGATAAAAACCCTTTAATTCTTGACTTGCATTTTCATAATTTAGTTAAAAATCCGAATGACTACGACAGTTTCGAGAGATTGTTTATGCAAAAAGAAAAACTCGTACAAACTATTAATTTTTGCAGAAAAAATCATTTGAAAAGACTTGAAATCGTACACGGAATTGGCGATGGCGTGCTTCAAAAATTAGTCTGGGACGTGCTTGAAAGCCAGACAGGTCTGGATTTTTACAACAAAGAAATACTTCATCATCAATCGGGTGCGGTAATGGTAGAATTTCACTAAATTTGCAGCAATTGATATATGAATTTACTTACTTTACTTTTTACCAAAGACGGACTGATCTATCAGATTTCCAAGAACAAAAATGTTTTGGAGGAGAAATCTTATCTCGTGAATGAAGAATCTCCCAACAATTTCATTGCCGACAAACTGGAGGAAGCTTTGCTAAAACAGAGATATGATGAAGTGTCTGTGATCTCAGCGCTTAATCATTTTACGTTGATGCCGGAAGGTTTTTCTGAACATGATGCAGGATATGATTTAATTTCCTTCAATGCGCCTGTTGACAAAGAAAATGAAGAGCTGATGCTTTCAGTAAATAAGAAATTTCATGTTCAGTTTTATTATACTTTTCCGAAAGATTTTTATCGCAAAATTAAAGATCTTTCAATTCCTGTGAGATTTAATTTCTCGGGAGAAAAGTTTTTAAACTCGATTCATAATAAGAACAAGAAAGAAATTCATATTAATCTTTATCATAATCAGTGCGAGTTTTTTGCCATTGATAACAAGAAAGTAATTTTATACAATAATCTGGATGTCAACTCGGAAGTAGACTTTCTTTATTTCGTGATGTTTACATTAAGCAAAATCGGTTTCGGAATCAATGACACCAACTTTTTTGTGTATGGCGAAACGACAGAAAATGAAACATTCATTTCAGAACTTCAGAAGTTTGTGAAGAACATAAAGATTGTTTTTGATAATATTCCGAATAAGAATTTCATCTTAAACTAGATTACAGGTTGCTGTATAAAGATTTATCTCTTCTGCTAACCTATAATCTAATACCTAAAACCTTAAAAAAATGTACAGAATAATTGCCGGCAAATGGAAAGCAAAAAAAATAGCAGCTCCCAAAAACTTTGACGTAAGACCAACGACCGATTTTGCGAAGGAAGCTTTGTTCAGCATCATCGAGAATAAATATGATATGCAGGCGAGCTCTGTGCTTGATCTTTTTGCGGGCATTGGTTCCATCACTTTCGAATTTGCTTCAAGAGGCTGCAAAGATTTAACATCGGTTGAACTGAATCCTAAACATACTTCATTTTTAAATTCTACCGCTGCCGAATTGGGATTTAGTCTGAATGTAAGTGTACAACGAGGTGATGTTTTTGACTGGCTTAAAAAATTCAGAAACAAAAAATCTTATGAAATCGTTTTTTCAGATGCGCCTTTCGAGACAGAAGAGAAAAAATATATGGAATTGATTTCTCTGGTTTTGAATAATAAATATCTAAAACCCAACGGAATTTTCATCGTGGAGCACCAAAGCAGAATGAAACTCGACCATCCCAACTTGATTGATACCAGAAAATACGGAAATATAATTTTTAGTTTTTTTGAACCAAATCAGGAGGAAACAACAGATTTAGAAGAAAATCTGAAAATAATAAAAATCAACCGAAAATAACTCCAAAAAGAAGAATAATCTCTGAGAATGTGATGTTGAAATTTAAAAAACAAAATAGAATTTAGATTTTGGCTGAAGCCAATTTTAACACTGCAAAAAAAACGGGCTAAAGCCAGTTTCTATTGATGGTAATCTTACTATAAAACCTTCAATTCCAAATCGATCGTTTTCCCAAAGAATTTTTTCGAGATTTTCTCGAAGTTTTTTGTAATATCTGAAAGATAAAACTTGTAAGTTGGTTTCGGGTTACTCGTATTGAGAAGATGATATTTATCTAAAATAATATTCAGATGATTGGCTACAATATTAGGAGAATCTATCACTCGCACACGATTTCCATAATATTGTTTGATTTCGTCAATCAACAATGGATAATGGGTACAGCCTAAAATAAGCGTTTCGATATTTTTCAGTTTTGCATTACTCAGATAATTATAAATAATTGAGTGTGTAATCGGATGATTTTTAAAACCTTCTTCAATAGCGGGAACCAATAATGGCGTTGCCAACTCATCTACCTTGATAAATTTGTTGTGCTTTCGGATGCTTTTCTTGTACAAACCGGAATTCACAGTAGCTTTCGTAGCAATCACTCCCACATTATTATGGATTTCGTAAGCCACTTTTTCGGCAACCGGATTGATGACGTCTATCACAGGAACTTTTCCGGCAACAGATTGCATAACCTCATTCAAAGCGTTTGCGGTTGCAGTGTTACAGGCAATAACAATGGCTTTACAGTTTTGCTCCAATAAGAAGTTGGTAATTTTCGTAGAATATTCTATAATCGCATCCTTAGATTTTTCGCCGTAAGGAAGATGTTTGGTATCTCCGAAATAAATGAGATCTTCATGGGGAAGAAGTCTTTTGATTTCTTTAGCAACCGTTAATCCACCCACACCACTATCAAAAATTCCGATAGGCTGTTGAGGTGAAAGATGCGAATAATTCTGTTTTTTAGTTTTCAAACGAAGTGAAATTTAGTGCAAAAATACTTAAAGATTTTAAATTGTAGATTTTAGTTTTCAGTTTTTTAAACCTGAAACAAATCTGAAGCAATTCCATCAGCCATAAACCAATGTTTTTCAGGAATTTTGAGGTGATTATTTTCTTTAATTAAAATTCCGTCAGCCATTTTCTGCTGAATTTCTTTATTAAATGTATCTAAAATTTCTTCTTTGAATTTATTTTTTAAACTTTCAAGATCTACGCCCCAAGTTGTTCTCAGTCCGATCATAATCATCTCGTTAAACTGATCTTTAGGCGAGAGTATTTCCGTTTCTTTGGCTAAAAGCTTGGAGTTTAATTTTTTAATATACTGCTGATTATTGGCAATATTCCAGCTTCTGACGTCAAATCCGTTATAAGAATGGGCTGACGGACCAATTCCTAAGTACTCATTATACTTCCAATACGCTGAATTGTGTCTCGAATGAAAACCTTCTTTCGCAAAATTTGAAATTTCATAATGCTGAAAACCGTGATCCCTTAGAAAATCAGTCATGTAATAAAATTCCCTATTCTGCTCTTCTTCTTTAGGAGTTGAGACTTTTCCGTTGGCAATCCAACTTTCAAGAGCGGTTTTTGGCTCGACAGTCAGTGCATAAGATGAAATATGCGGAACTTCTAATGCGATAGTTTTGTTTAAATTCTGCTTCCAGATTTCTAAATTGGAAGTTGGCGAACCATAAATTAAGTCAATACTTAAATTTTCAAATCCAAAATCCTGTGCTCTTTTGATCGAACCTTCAGCATCAGAAGCATTATGTACACGATTCATCAGTCTCAAATCTTCATCAAAGAAACTTTGTGTTCCAATCGACAGCCTATTTATTGGAGAATCTGACAATCGTTTTAAAAAGTTCTTATCTAAATCGTCCGGATTTGCCTCTAATGTAATTTCAATATCAGAATTAAAACTAAAATATTTTAAAACTTCATCGATCAATGACTTAATTTCGTCGCCGGAAAGTATAGAAGGTGTTCCTCCTCCGAAGTAAAGCGACTGCAAATTTTCGTTTTGAAGCTCATCTTTACGAAGAAAAATCTCTTTTTTCAATGCAGCAATCATTTCATCTTTAAAATTTAAAGAAGTTGAAAAGTGAAAATTGCAATAGCTGCACTTCTGCTTGCAGAAAGGAATGTGAATGTAGATCATAAAAAAAGCTCTGAAAAAATTCAGAGCTCAAATTTATTTAATTTATATCAGATTAATATCTAAATCCTCTATTATTAATAAAGTTATCAAAGTTATAACCTAGACCTAGCATAAAGCTGTTTCCACCGTACTCCTGAATGTCAGACATTCCGAGGTTGTAAGTAGCACCCACCATAAATTTGTTGAATCTTACTTTTACAACTGGTGAAATACTCAACTGTTGGTTATCAAATCTGTTCTGAACACCTCTGTAGCTTACTCCGAAAGAGAATGCGTTGATGTCGTTTGAGAATGTAGCCATCAAGTTCAAATCCATCATTCTTGTAGAATTGGTATTCAAATTGATTAAAGCTGAAGGTGTAATGGCAATATTGTCTGCGATTTTCCAGTCGTATCCTAAGTTTAAGAAGAATTTGATTGGCGATGGCTCGTAATTGTTTACAATCGCTTCATCATTACTTAGAGCAATATCGTTTACAGATACACCACCGAATAATCCTTTGTATGTAGCTGCCATACCAAAGTTTGCATACGCAATAAAGATGTTACTCTCGTTTCCTTGCAATAATGGATCGAATCCGTCTTCCGTATTAATTTTAGAATAATCGAAATTCATATTATAAAAATTAACACTTGTACCAAAAGAAAACTGATCTTTTCTATCTCCTTCACTACTTAAAGGGATGAAATAAGAAGCTCCCGCTGTAATACCTCCCGCAGATATTGGACCGTTACTATCTCTGAAGACGGAAATACCCGCTCCCACTCTATCAAAAATATTAGCGTTGATCCCCACCGACTGAACGTTTGGCGACTCGCTAAATTTTGAAAATTGTTGTTGATAGTTTAGATTAAGCTGTACATAGTCCGTTTTACCATATTGTGCAGGGTTGAACAGGAATTCACCATCTAAAAGATATTGCTGATAGTATGGTAATGATTCTTGTGCTTTGTACGCATTAGACAAAAGAGCTAAACATACGATAGCATATAGTTTTCTCATAACAAATCTTGATTTCAATTCAACAAATATAAAAAAATTCTCAATATATTTTTAGTTTTCTAAATAATTTCTCCATTTTTTTACGGCATCCGTCATATCTTGGGGCATTGGGCTCTCAAAATACAATTCCTTTTTGGTAGTGGGATGTATAAATCCTAAAGTATGTGCATGAAGCGCATGTCTCGGTAAAATATCAAAAACATTTTTCACAAACTGCTTATACTTAGGGAGGTTAACTCCTCGAAGAGCGATATTTCCTTCATATCTTTCGTCATTAAATAACGTATGACCGATGTGTTTGAAATGCGCACGGATCTGATGAGTTCTGCCTGTTTCTAATTTGCACTCTACCCAAGTCATGTATTTAAATCTTTCTAAAACTTTATAATGCGTTACGGCATGCTTCCCAGCGCTTCCGTCTACATAAGTATACATCTGCATTCTATTCTTGGGATGCCTTCCTATATGACCTGTTATGGTGCCTTCATCTTCTTTTACGTTACCCCAGACAAATGCCCAATACAATCTTTTGGTTTTTCTCTCAAAAAACTGCTTTGCCAAAAAGCTTAATGCATATTCGTTTTTAGCGATAACTAAAAGTCCGGACGTGTCTTTATCAATTCTATGTACCAAACCTACTCTGTCTAAATCAGATTTTTCACCTTTTTTATCAAAATGGAAAGCCAAAGCATTCACCAAAGTCCCATCCCAATTTCCAAAACCAGGATGTACCACCATTCCGGGATCTTTATCTACCACCACCAAATCATCATCTTCATAGACAATATTGATTGGAATATCCTGAGGAATAATCACATTCAGTCTTGGTGGATGAGCAAGAAGTAATGAAATCTGATCGCCGGGCTTCACGCGGTAGTTTTGCTTTACAGGATTTCCGTTTACAACAACGTTTCCTGCTCTACAGGTTTGCGAAATTTTATTTCTTGAAGAATTCTGACGGAAGTTTAAAAGAAATTTATCAATCCTTAAAGGCTCTTGTTTTCCATCAACAGTGATATTCACATGTTCATACAAACCCTTATTTTCCTCATCAATATCAACATTGTTGGGATCTAATAATTCTTCGTCTAAAAATTCTTCGCTATCTTCTGTCATTCTATATCTTTTTACATAAAAGGCTTCAACATGTTAGAGTTGAAGCCTGAATTTTTTATAAATATATTTTTTACTGTATAGTTACCTTTGGTGGTTTAGGCTTATCTGCAACCTTTGTTGTCGTTTGCTTACTTGTATTGTCTGAACTAGCTTTAGGCTTCACTTCAGTAGTTTTCGTACTCACAGGTTTAGAAGTGGTGGTCGTAGCTGAAGTTTTCGGAGTTGTTGGTTTTGGTGTCACTACAGGCGGTGGCGATACATCATTCATAGGCGCATCTTCAAAATTCGGAACTTCCTCATATCTGATGGGTGCCAACGTGGTGTCTACCCTCATTCTGTACATAGAATTTAATTGTTCTATCCTGTCACGAAGTTCTGCCGGAGTTTTTTTACTTGCCCAAAGATCGATCTGCATACCCTGATCTCTCGCATCACCAGAGGCAGGATCTTGGTAGTAAACAATATCTGAATCGTCATTTCCACCATCTTCATATTCTACAATTCCTACATCGAAAAGATTTCTTGCGATATATGCTTTAGCATCTTTCACTGTTAAACCTACCAGATTAGGAATCGTAATATTTCTCATAGGTCCGGAACCTACCACAACATCAATAATAGAGAATCTTGGGATCTTGGTTCCCGGTTTTATAGCATTTCCTTTAAATAAAATTCTTAAAACAGCATCTTTTTGAATGCTTGGTTCAAAGATGGTATCGCCAACCTTCAGACCAACCTGATCCAATCGTTGAAATGCTAATCCTGAATATTTATTAAGAACATCCGGTACTGCAACTGGCGCCCAGCTTCTAGGATTTACTTTTAATGTAATAGCTCTCCCGTCTTTCACACGAGATCCAGGAGCAGGATATACCTGCAAAACCTGAAAAGGTCTGTATTTTGGATTATAGGTTGCACTATCTACT
This region includes:
- a CDS encoding DUF3822 family protein, with translation MNLLTLLFTKDGLIYQISKNKNVLEEKSYLVNEESPNNFIADKLEEALLKQRYDEVSVISALNHFTLMPEGFSEHDAGYDLISFNAPVDKENEELMLSVNKKFHVQFYYTFPKDFYRKIKDLSIPVRFNFSGEKFLNSIHNKNKKEIHINLYHNQCEFFAIDNKKVILYNNLDVNSEVDFLYFVMFTLSKIGFGINDTNFFVYGETTENETFISELQKFVKNIKIVFDNIPNKNFILN
- a CDS encoding RsmD family RNA methyltransferase, producing MYRIIAGKWKAKKIAAPKNFDVRPTTDFAKEALFSIIENKYDMQASSVLDLFAGIGSITFEFASRGCKDLTSVELNPKHTSFLNSTAAELGFSLNVSVQRGDVFDWLKKFRNKKSYEIVFSDAPFETEEKKYMELISLVLNNKYLKPNGIFIVEHQSRMKLDHPNLIDTRKYGNIIFSFFEPNQEETTDLEENLKIIKINRK
- the murI gene encoding glutamate racemase, translated to MKTKKQNYSHLSPQQPIGIFDSGVGGLTVAKEIKRLLPHEDLIYFGDTKHLPYGEKSKDAIIEYSTKITNFLLEQNCKAIVIACNTATANALNEVMQSVAGKVPVIDVINPVAEKVAYEIHNNVGVIATKATVNSGLYKKSIRKHNKFIKVDELATPLLVPAIEEGFKNHPITHSIIYNYLSNAKLKNIETLILGCTHYPLLIDEIKQYYGNRVRVIDSPNIVANHLNIILDKYHLLNTSNPKPTYKFYLSDITKNFEKISKKFFGKTIDLELKVL
- the hemW gene encoding radical SAM family heme chaperone HemW; protein product: MIYIHIPFCKQKCSYCNFHFSTSLNFKDEMIAALKKEIFLRKDELQNENLQSLYFGGGTPSILSGDEIKSLIDEVLKYFSFNSDIEITLEANPDDLDKNFLKRLSDSPINRLSIGTQSFFDEDLRLMNRVHNASDAEGSIKRAQDFGFENLSIDLIYGSPTSNLEIWKQNLNKTIALEVPHISSYALTVEPKTALESWIANGKVSTPKEEEQNREFYYMTDFLRDHGFQHYEISNFAKEGFHSRHNSAYWKYNEYLGIGPSAHSYNGFDVRSWNIANNQQYIKKLNSKLLAKETEILSPKDQFNEMIMIGLRTTWGVDLESLKNKFKEEILDTFNKEIQQKMADGILIKENNHLKIPEKHWFMADGIASDLFQV
- a CDS encoding PorP/SprF family type IX secretion system membrane protein, which encodes MRKLYAIVCLALLSNAYKAQESLPYYQQYLLDGEFLFNPAQYGKTDYVQLNLNYQQQFSKFSESPNVQSVGINANIFDRVGAGISVFRDSNGPISAGGITAGASYFIPLSSEGDRKDQFSFGTSVNFYNMNFDYSKINTEDGFDPLLQGNESNIFIAYANFGMAATYKGLFGGVSVNDIALSNDEAIVNNYEPSPIKFFLNLGYDWKIADNIAITPSALINLNTNSTRMMDLNLMATFSNDINAFSFGVSYRGVQNRFDNQQLSISPVVKVRFNKFMVGATYNLGMSDIQEYGGNSFMLGLGYNFDNFINNRGFRY
- a CDS encoding RluA family pseudouridine synthase is translated as MTEDSEEFLDEELLDPNNVDIDEENKGLYEHVNITVDGKQEPLRIDKFLLNFRQNSSRNKISQTCRAGNVVVNGNPVKQNYRVKPGDQISLLLAHPPRLNVIIPQDIPINIVYEDDDLVVVDKDPGMVVHPGFGNWDGTLVNALAFHFDKKGEKSDLDRVGLVHRIDKDTSGLLVIAKNEYALSFLAKQFFERKTKRLYWAFVWGNVKEDEGTITGHIGRHPKNRMQMYTYVDGSAGKHAVTHYKVLERFKYMTWVECKLETGRTHQIRAHFKHIGHTLFNDERYEGNIALRGVNLPKYKQFVKNVFDILPRHALHAHTLGFIHPTTKKELYFESPMPQDMTDAVKKWRNYLEN